CAGGGTCTGCGGAGCCAGGGCTGTATCTTTTCTATGATTGTGCCCAGCTTATCTTGCCCAGGGGCAAAAAGGTTGAAAATGTCTCTCTCTGCAAAAAATAGATATTTGACATGTTTTCCATCACAAGCCCAGCTACATTATCTTGTACTTGCATATCAGTGCCTGACTCAGAAACAATACGACTCTTCCAAAAAAAGAAGACCTCCTTTCTGTGTATTTTGGGACATTAATCAGCTTCCAATGCAAGTCAGAATTCTGCCTTGTTCTTGGGAAACAGCAAGGACGTTGCCAGATGCTTGTGCCAATTGGAGCAGCCTGGGAAATTTTTTATTAGATGTTTTTTTGTAACAGTGAGTTTATCAAATGAAACTCTCTAGGAAAAAGCCTGAATTTCTTATTTCCCATAAGAAATAATTATGCTTGGAAGTGTTAAAACCTGTTTGGTTATTTTCTACATGGGAACTTGTGTTTTCTTCACAGTTTCTTATTTTGAGGTCTGAACTGGCTTTGGGTTACAAATGTCACCATCAAAACAATCATTTCAGGAGGCAGCGGAGGGACTGAAGCAGCTGCTCCTTCGCAGCAGTCGTCTTACCCAGCTCAGGATCAGACATGTTTTACACTGAATGTTTCCCGAGATGAAAGGACAGTTTCCTGCCTCCTGCCGATAAATTATGACTCGTGCATATTCCCCTTGTCCTTCTAATGAGGGTGATGGGAAGTGGAGCAATATGGAGTTAAGGCTACCAAGCTGTGATGCTCCTTCACCAGGGACTGGGTACTGCAGCCACCTCTTTGCCTGCAAATACCAGCGCTGGGAAGCCCTGTGTGGATAACGGCCTGCTCTCCTGGGAGTGGTACGAGCTGCCTCCCAAAGCCTGTCATTTATTCAGCGCCAGGCAGCCCGTGTTGTGGGGTGAGGCAGGTTCTCCCCAGCCTGTGCTCTGTGCCGGGGACGGTGGGTTTGGGCACAGGGACTGCTGCCCCCTCCACGGGCTGCCTTGCTGGAGCACTGGGGCTGCAGATATGCCCCTGGTTTCCCTGCTCGCCCTCCCATCACGCCGCCTACTCTCTCTTCCAGGAATGCCAAGCAGATGCCAGCGGCTGTGGCTGAAGCTCTGCAGTCCGTGTTGCAGCTGGAAGGCGGCCTGTCACCCTCCGAAGCAGAGGAGCATTTAACAGCCCTGGAACGGTCCCAGCGCTTCCAGTCTGAAACCTGGTCGTAAGCCTGgctccctgcctcccccttccCTGCAAACTGCCTGAATAAAGGAGCCAGCAAAATGATCCACCCTGGCATCATCCTTGGGCTGAGATTACCCCAGCCAGGTGAGGGGCCTGGTGAAGGGGGTGGATTTACCCAACCACCCCTTCCCTGATGGCAGCAGGGCCATGGTGGGTAGGGGGAGCCCATCTCCTGGGAGTGGGGGGTTGGTGTGAGTGAAGCCTGGCTCCCCATGCCCACACCCCGCTGCAGCAGAGGTGAGAAGTCTctgctggggtgctgctggctggcttCTGCACGGGACTGAGCTGCTGCCCCATGTGCTCCAGCTCTTGGGGTCCCCGTGCTGGGTGAGCAGCACCCGTGGGCATTGCCAGACCGGCGGCGTTGGCAGCGGCCATTGTTTGTGGTAGGACCTAGAGGAAGTGAGCTGTTGCATGGGAGTCTCTCCACCCTGGCATtagtcagcagcagcagcgcttGCTGCAGGAGGCAGCCTTGACAGACCTGTTCCCCCTGTCTCCAGAGGCTGGGGCCAGCGGGGATGGGTGCAGGAGGAAGCTTCGATCCTGCTTGATGACGAGCTCTGAGCTCCCCAAGCGCCCGTTCCCACTGAGTAATCCCATTCCCTTAGTGCCTGCTCTGCTGGATCTGTCCTCCAGCCCATCCTGGGAGCTGCTTCCAGCCAGGGTCAGGTGAggcagcagcctccagcccctggcagcccctgTGTGCCCTCCTGACCCTGCCAGTGCCCCAGTGGGGCCAGTGCCACCACCTTCCTCCCCCAGTTCAGCGAACTCGGTGCCACCGTGTAAACAGCAATTAGGGCCCAGGGCATGAATCAACCAGGGACAGTCCCTGGGAGCAGGCTGGGACAGGAAGGGACAGAGGTGCCACACCACACCTGTGACCCAGCCACCCTCCCACGCGCCCAACTGTGGGGTCCTGCACAGGCGAGCGGCACCCGAGGGCATCGCTCGAGCTGGAAAACGGGAACTTTTTGGgtctcccccctccagctgctttgccagggctgCCTTGCTGTGAGGAGCTGTTGTACTTGTAGgccccagctgggctgggtgTCCCCACaccctggggacagctggggggcCAGCGCAGAGCTGCTGTATGGCACTCATCATGCTGGTGACACCGTCCCCTTGCATGGGGCACTATCCAGGCTGCATCCTTCTTGCCAAGCCCTGCAAGCTGCTTACGGGGCACAGCGAGGTGGCCGGGGACAGAGACCCacctgggggacagggatgagCTGGGTGGGGGGCAGTGCAGGATCCATGCTGGTGTGCTATACTGGGGTCTGAGCTGGGCGCTGGACTGGGGCAGCGCAGGGCCTGTGCTGCTGTGCCCCATGGGCAGCGGTGTGGGGAGCGctggctgcagaggtggctcCATTTTTGCTGGGTGAGGAGAAGAGGCGGCCGTGGGCCCAGCTCCTCCCCAGCTCCCGCGGGAGCTGATTGGCGCGGGCATGGCTGCCTGCCCCGGGCTGCCTGCATTTGAGCGGCTTCCAGAAGCTGACAAACCAGACTGGTTAGAGCCAGGCtcggccccagccctgcctggcccacggcaggcagcagctgcctgcacgGGTGCCTGCCACGCCTGCACCCCTTGCCGACACAACGGGCAGCACCTGACAGCGCCCAGCTTGTTGCCCTCTCCTCTGGAGCGTGGTGGGTCAGTACTGCATCGACGCTggcgaggaggaagaggaggaggaggaggaagtggctGCTGGATGCTTACAGCGATGCCCCTCTTGGGGTGGCCTATCGGTGAGGGTGATGGGGATTCACCCCGCTTTGGGGGCTCCTGACCTGTCAGTCTGGGAGGGGGTCCCAAACCGTGGCGGAGGGATGACGGGACTCTGTGTGGATGCTGCTGCCTTTAAACCCTTCTGGCAGCTGTGCTGAAGGCCAcctcctgccctggagcagcacccACGTCCCGCATCCTGCCCCGAGGGGACTCAGGGGGTGGTGAGTGAGGGGGGCCGCTGTGGAGCACCCACCCCCATGGAGCCAGCAGCGGGCGAGGGGGCAGAGCCCGGCCCCCAGCCGGTGCAGGCAGCTGGTGGggagggctgtgccaggcagcagggTGAGAGTGAGACTGTGGGGTCGGGGGGCCCTGGGGAGCCCCCCCAGCTCTGTGGAGAGGCGCCTGCCGCTGCCTGGGGATGCTGGAACCCACCACCGGCCGAGGACACAACAGAGCCGCTCCTGCCTGGGCATGACGAGCCACCTGCCCATGGTGCCTCCCTGCCCGCGGGGCAGGACCCTCCCACTGCCTCTGCCACCAGCCCCATCTTGCCCTGCGGAGGGAGCCCAGCGCCGCAGCGAGGGTTGTCCAGCCTGGAAAGTGCCTCCAGCTCCATCCTGAGCCTCtctggtgaggaagaggagacgTCAAGCGATGAGGTGGCAGCGGCGGCAGAGCCGTGCCGCATGCCGGTGGGCAGCGAGGACGAGTGCCCCATCTGCACGGAGCCCTACGATGACCAGCGGCACAAACCGGCCCTGCTCAACTGCAACCACGGGCTGTGCCGCGCCTGCCTGCGTGCCATCATGGACACGGCCGCCGGCGCCGAGTTCGGCCGCGTACGCTGCCCCATCTGCCGCCAGAAGACGCCCATGCTGGAGTGGGAGATCTGCAAGCTACAAGAGGAGCTGCTCCTACTGCACGCCCAGCCTGGCTCCCCTGGCACGCTggccaccccccggccccccgccctgCCACCCCGGCGCCCCGGCCTGGCCGGTGCCCTCGAGCATCGCTTCCAGGTGCGCTTCCACACCAGCCGCATGTTCGGGTGCCTGCCCTGCGTCCGCTACCCGCCCTGCCTCATCCGTGGGCTGGAGCGGCTGGAgcgccgctgccgctgctgctaCCTCCTGGTGCTGGCGCTGCTGCTGGCGGCCGAGATGCTCAGCCtgctcctcatcttcctccccaTTGTCCTGATGGTGCTGCTTTTCCTCATCCTTGATAAATAGTGCTGGGTTTGTGCCTTCAGGTTGGGCCGTGCCTGGGGAGAGGagccctgctccagctctgctcctggggctgctgctggcttgtGATGCCAACCTGGGACCCAGGTGCCTGGGATACCCCGGCGCTGCCAGTGAGCCCAGAGTGGTTGAGGCAGCCGAGGGAGGAGCTGGGCATTGCCTGAATCCCACGGGGCACTGGGTGACACATCACTGCAGCAGCGAAGGGGTGGATGGAGCAGGAGCCCATCCTGCACCAGGGGCATGTCCCTGGCATGGGGCCAGGAACCGGAGGGGCTCTgcgggcagagcagggctgtgccgtgggctgtgctgcctgcacccgGGACAGACGGACAGGGGTTCCCCAGCACGGACTGAAAATACAACTTGCATTTGTACCATGGCTGTGTCCAGCTGAGTTCAGTGCTTGTTCCAGGCTGAGCATGTCCCCTTTGGGGCCCAGTTGTGACACAaggaggggacggggacagccAGTGGTCCCCAGCCACCTTGCGAGAGGGTGCCTGCCCCCACCGCGGCACCTCCCAGCCCCGGCCGAGCAGTGCCAGCCCGCGCTCAGAGTGGAGATAAGAGAGCAAACACGGCTCTGTCCCCTGCGGCTCCGTGCTGGCAGCCAGCTCCAGCTGGGCACCACGGGTGGAGGAGCCCACAGCGAGCGTGGcaccagggctgtgcccaggTGGGACCTGCCCACGGCTgccagggagctgggctggctgcgGTGGGCAGGAATATCTTGGTGGTGAGCAGGGGGTGGGCTCTGCAAGAAGCACTTGGCAGCCGGCCTCGTGCGGGAGCTGTGTCCCAGCCAGGCCATGCCCAGGCCATGGtgcagctcctctgcaccccTGCTCCCCACACACTGCAGAGCACGGGGCTGGCAGCCTGTACCCCGAGGGGAAGGGGATGGCTCCAGGCTTTCGGCCACCTTTGGGTTGGTGCTGGGTGGCAGGGAGGTGTCAGACCCCCGTGATCCTTCCAAGATCCCACTGCGGGGGTCAGTGTCCTGCGGTGCTGGTACCCATCTTCACAGCCTGGGATGTGCTGCTCCTTATTTATCACTGCCAGCCTCCTCTCAGTGCTCTGCCAAAGTTCCACACAGACCCTGTGCCAACTGGGGGTGCTgtcacccccaccctgcctgtccctgctgagGGGCTGGCTGACACTGCCATGCCCTGTCCCTCCAGCCATGCCGGGGTTGTGCAACCGGCTGCATGTCCTGACTTTGTCCTTCTCCCCCGGAAATGTGCCGCGGGCACCTCCCcagggctgtggctgtgggggaCCACAGGGTaccaccacccaccgcccccaccccccatccccttcctcctgcaAAGGGACCCAGGTTGGTGGGGAGCAAGGAAATGCTCCCCTGCCTGCGCAGCCCCGGGGGAAACCTGTGCTCTTGTGCCCACGGGGGCAGAGATTTGGGCCGTGGGCTTTGCTGGGGCACTCAGACTACTTCAGCATCAGCGCAGCTGTGTGTTGCTCCAGCAAAGTGCCaaggcacaggaggcagcaggaggagcaggacaccccaaaaCAGGTCAGGCTGGGAGGCAGAGGCATGCAGGTCCCCCCCGGCCTCATTGCATGgaggaatatttatttatacCAAGTGGAGCAGCTCCATTAGGAGAAGCGCCAGCTCGGCCCTGACCAAGGGCATTTTTGGCTAGATGGGGCCAGCGGGAAGGGGGGCACTGAGACACCCGGGGGGACTGTGCCACCGTGCAGGAGGCCTGGCACGTGTCCCTGCTCTACATTACATGGGGGGTGTAACAGGCTTTTGGGCAAACCAGGCCAGAGCTGTCCCCACGGGGCCACAGTGGAGCGCGATGCACCCTCCAGCACGTCTGCGCTCCCCTCACTGGGCTGCTGGCACCTGTGGGTGCTGAAAGCCGGAGAAGGGCACCTAAATCCCCCCGGCATGGGGGGGCTGCGGTGGGGGTCCGACCCCGTGGGCGATGCAGAGCCCGGCGGAGCTGCCGGCGGTGTGCACGCAGGGCTGGCCCGCAGGAGCCCGGCTGCAGTGCCCGCTCCCAAGGACTCGGTTATATTTAGCGCGCCGAGATACGGCGAGCGGCGAGGCGGGTGTGCGGCAGCACAGCGAGCTGGGGCCGGGTGCTGGGAGCCATGGGAGGCTGCGGCGGGGCTCCGGCTGCGGGGCACCATCACCTGGCACAGCCCCACCAAAGCCCCGCACACAGCCCC
This is a stretch of genomic DNA from Strix uralensis isolate ZFMK-TIS-50842 chromosome 21, bStrUra1, whole genome shotgun sequence. It encodes these proteins:
- the LOC141952960 gene encoding ring finger protein-like, translating into MEPAAGEGAEPGPQPVQAAGGEGCARQQGESETVGSGGPGEPPQLCGEAPAAAWGCWNPPPAEDTTEPLLPGHDEPPAHGASLPAGQDPPTASATSPILPCGGSPAPQRGLSSLESASSSILSLSGEEEETSSDEVAAAAEPCRMPVGSEDECPICTEPYDDQRHKPALLNCNHGLCRACLRAIMDTAAGAEFGRVRCPICRQKTPMLEWEICKLQEELLLLHAQPGSPGTLATPRPPALPPRRPGLAGALEHRFQVRFHTSRMFGCLPCVRYPPCLIRGLERLERRCRCCYLLVLALLLAAEMLSLLLIFLPIVLMVLLFLILDK